The Callithrix jacchus isolate 240 chromosome X, calJac240_pri, whole genome shotgun sequence genome contains a region encoding:
- the LOC100896493 gene encoding melanoma-associated antigen 9 isoform X2, producing MEGSGPRLCEESRFPGDRLTRRTGAPRSPRAALKKTCLWVSIAQLLLTVPTAALTRVIMALEQKTLRGKPDEDLEAQGEDLGLVGTQDPTDEEQEATSSSSQEEEVSAAGSSSPSQSPQGGSLRSLWSQFLEGSSSQQEEGPSPWVDLAHLDSLLQEAMKSKVGELVRLLLHKYKVKEPVTEAEMLERVTQNYEQYFPVIFGKASEFMQMIFGVEVKEVDPASHSYVLVPALGLSCDSMLGDGHSMPKVALLIVVLGMILAQDNCAPEEVIWETLSAMGVYVGMEHTFYGEPRKLLTQDWVQENYLEYRQVPGSDPERYEFLWGSKAHAETSYEEVIDYFIMINARGPICYPSLCEEVWGVEQEGV from the exons ATGGAGGGAAGCGGGCCCAGGCTCTGTGAGGAATCCAG GTTCCCAGGGGACAGGCTGACCAGGAGGACAGGAGCCCCAAGAAGCCCCAGAGCAGCACTGAAGAAGACCT GCCTGTGGGTCTCCATTGCCCAGCTCCTGCTCACAGTCCCAACTGCTGCCCTGACCAGAGTCATCATGGCTCTTGAGCAGAAGACTCTGCGTGGCAAGCCCGATGAAGACCTTGAAGCCCAAGGGGAAGACCTGGGCCTGGTGGGTACACAGGATCCCACAGACGAGGAGCAGGaggctacctcctcctcctctcaggaggaggaggtgtcTGCTGCTGGGTCATCAAGTCCTTCCCAGAGTCCCCAGGGAGGCTCCCTGAGGAGTCTGTGGAGCCAATTCCTTGAGGGCTCCAGCAGTCAACAAGAGGAAGGGCCAAGCCCCTGGGTCGACCTagctcacctggattccttgctCCAAGAAGCAATGAAATCTAAGGTGGGTGAGTTGGTTCGTCTCCTGCTCCACAAATATAAAGTCAAGGAGCCGGTCACAGAGGCAGAAATGCTGGAGCGTGTCACCCAGAATTACGAGCAGTACTTTCCTGTGATCTTCGGTAAAGCCTCCGAGTTCATGCAGATGATCTTCGGAGTTGAAGTGAAGGAGGTGGACCCCGCCAGCCACTCCTACGTCCTTGTCCCTGCTCTTGGCCTCTCATGTGATAGCATGCTGGGTGATGGTCATAGCATGCCCAAGGTCGCCCTCCTGATCGTTGTCCTGGGTATGATCTTAGCCCAAGACAACTGCGCCCCTGAAGAGGTTATCTGGGAAACATTGAGTGCGATGGGGGTGTATGTTGGGATGGAGCACACTTTCTATGGGGAGCCCAGGAAGCTGCTCACCCAAGATTGGGTGCAGGAAAACTATCTGGAGTACCGCCAGGTGCCCGGCAGTGATCCTGAGCGCTACGAGTTCCTCTGGGGTTCAAAGGCCCACGCTGAAACCAGCTACGAGGAAGtcatagattatttcatcatgatCAATGCAAGAGGTCCCATCTGCTACCCATCCCTGTGTGAAGAGGTTTGGGGGGTGGAGCAAGAGGGAGTGTGA
- the LOC100896493 gene encoding melanoma-associated antigen 9 isoform X1 — MALEQKTLRGKPDEDLEAQGEDLGLVGTQDPTDEEQEATSSSSQEEEVSAAGSSSPSQSPQGGSLRSLWSQFLEGSSSQQEEGPSPWVDLAHLDSLLQEAMKSKVGELVRLLLHKYKVKEPVTEAEMLERVTQNYEQYFPVIFGKASEFMQMIFGVEVKEVDPASHSYVLVPALGLSCDSMLGDGHSMPKVALLIVVLGMILAQDNCAPEEVIWETLSAMGVYVGMEHTFYGEPRKLLTQDWVQENYLEYRQVPGSDPERYEFLWGSKAHAETSYEEVIDYFIMINARGPICYPSLCEEVWGVEQEGV; from the coding sequence ATGGCTCTTGAGCAGAAGACTCTGCGTGGCAAGCCCGATGAAGACCTTGAAGCCCAAGGGGAAGACCTGGGCCTGGTGGGTACACAGGATCCCACAGACGAGGAGCAGGaggctacctcctcctcctctcaggaggaggaggtgtcTGCTGCTGGGTCATCAAGTCCTTCCCAGAGTCCCCAGGGAGGCTCCCTGAGGAGTCTGTGGAGCCAATTCCTTGAGGGCTCCAGCAGTCAACAAGAGGAAGGGCCAAGCCCCTGGGTCGACCTagctcacctggattccttgctCCAAGAAGCAATGAAATCTAAGGTGGGTGAGTTGGTTCGTCTCCTGCTCCACAAATATAAAGTCAAGGAGCCGGTCACAGAGGCAGAAATGCTGGAGCGTGTCACCCAGAATTACGAGCAGTACTTTCCTGTGATCTTCGGTAAAGCCTCCGAGTTCATGCAGATGATCTTCGGAGTTGAAGTGAAGGAGGTGGACCCCGCCAGCCACTCCTACGTCCTTGTCCCTGCTCTTGGCCTCTCATGTGATAGCATGCTGGGTGATGGTCATAGCATGCCCAAGGTCGCCCTCCTGATCGTTGTCCTGGGTATGATCTTAGCCCAAGACAACTGCGCCCCTGAAGAGGTTATCTGGGAAACATTGAGTGCGATGGGGGTGTATGTTGGGATGGAGCACACTTTCTATGGGGAGCCCAGGAAGCTGCTCACCCAAGATTGGGTGCAGGAAAACTATCTGGAGTACCGCCAGGTGCCCGGCAGTGATCCTGAGCGCTACGAGTTCCTCTGGGGTTCAAAGGCCCACGCTGAAACCAGCTACGAGGAAGtcatagattatttcatcatgatCAATGCAAGAGGTCCCATCTGCTACCCATCCCTGTGTGAAGAGGTTTGGGGGGTGGAGCAAGAGGGAGTGTGA
- the HSFX2 gene encoding heat shock transcription factor, X-linked: MSPPGSLSPFVMSWGWLPDSQGVPLATLHYHVCQMEDRSSLSMAHSEERNPRGQGHSSERVPFRPRLDSEIYHHSADPSPAWDYPVSPGSPDLRMLMEEMAFQSLAEEASLRRPRPGGDVSPQGEDNLLSLPFPQKLWRLVNSNQFSSIWWHDSGTCLGINQKLFQTEILERDIPDKIFATDLLRSFVRQLNLYGFRKLHQRTFRTLTGIFTAQQPVSILNKLQFYFHPYFQRDSPHLLVRMKRRVGNKSRPRQGEEGQPGAAESRLAPAGTEQQDHTSPSEDEQVTPQHQDPASPSSQLRSGSAPPATAVTAPHPAVAGDNAPVAQPAGECSEGSRADAAPVAAVPAPAALPFLCFPGSPTQMNSDGPVVALPPAPPGTLALETTGHPAPGMPPFCRLWVPLPLVAAVAAQSAAFMAMFPHPPALPHHCPDCHHMSQCMPASHVLQAYPDDADHHT; encoded by the exons ATGTCACCCCCAGGCAGTCTGAGCCCCTTTGTGATGTCCTGGGGCTGGCTGCCTGACTCCCAAGGGGTGCCGCTGGCCACACTGCACTACCATGTTTGCCAGATGGAGGACAGGTCTTCATTGAGTATGGCTCACTCCGAAGAAAGGAATCCGAGGGGACAGGGACACAGCTCGGAAAGGGTGCCTTTTCGTCCCCGATTGGACTCGGAGATCTACCATCACTCAGCGGATCCTTCCCCAGCCTGGGACTACCCGGTGTCCCCCGGGAGCCCTGACTTGAGGATGCTGATGGAAGAAATGGCTTTCCAGTCTCTGGCCGAGGAGGCTTCCTTGAGAAGGCCACGCCCCGGAGGTGACGTCTCGCCCCAGGGAGAAGATaatctcctctccctcccctttccacagAAACTGTGGAGACTGGTCAACAGCAATCAGTTTTCTTCCATCTGGTGGCATGACAGTGGGACTTGTCTAGGGATCAATCAAAAACTCTTTCAAACGGAGATTCTCGAAAGGGACATCCCGGACAAAATTTTTGCCACGGACTTGCTAAGGAGCTTCGTTCGCCAGCTGAACTTGTATGGCTTCCGAAAACTGCATCAACGCACTTTCAGGACCCTCACCGGTATCTTCACGGCACAGCAGCCAGTCTCCATCTTGAACAAG TTACAGTTCTACTTCCATCCCTACTTTCAAAGAGACTCCCCTCACCTCCTCGTGAGGATGAAGAGAAGAGTGGGCAACAAGTCTCGACCAAGACAGGGGGAGGAGGGCCAGCCAGGAGCTGCGGAATCCCGTCTGGCACCAGCAGGCACCGAGCAACAGGATCACACGTCTCCGAGTGAGGATGAGCAGGTCACACCACAGCACCAGGACCCGGCCAGTCCCAGCAGCCAACTCAGGAGTGGCTCTGCTCCACCAGCAACTGCTGTGACGGCGCCCCATCCCGCCGTGGCGGGTGACAACGCTCCAGTGGCCCAGCCGGCCGGCGAGTGCTCGGAGGGCAGCCGGGCTGACGCGGCTCCCGTGGCAGCTGTCCCTGCGCCTGCGGCGCTGCCCTTCCTCTGTTTCCCCGGATCTCCCACCCAGATGAATTCCGACGGGCCTGTGGTGGCCCTTCCCCCAGCGCCCCCCGGGACCCTTGCCTTGGAGACCACAGGACACCCTGCGCCTGGCATGCCGCCCTTTTGCCGTCTCTGGGTGCCTTTGCCCCTAGTGGCTGCTGTGGCTGCACAGTCTGCTGCCTTCATGGCCATGTTCCCCCAtcccccagctctgccccaccATTGCCCCGACTGCCACCACATGTCACAGTGCATGCCAGCTAGCCATGTGCTCCAGGCGTACCCAGACGACGCAGACCACCACACATAG